A region of the Chitinivibrionales bacterium genome:
GGATTTCGCGGAATACTTACAGAATGACTGCGAAGGTCAACTACCCATTTTTGGATTAATCCTTGCGTGTTTCAATCCATCAATTATCGTTTTTACCAGCACAAGAACAATCGCCAGAGCGGCGGGTGAATAAGATGCCATCGAGCTTAAAGTAAAAAGGAAAAAGCCGAACAAAACGACCATCTGCATCATAAGCACCATGGAATATGGCCTGAACATCAAGTTTACGGAAGTCGCCTTTTTGTATTCCCTGCCAACAAGGTAATGCTGGATAAACGATACTCCGTGGCTGACAAGAAGAGCAAGCACTGTTAGCTTAATTTGAAACGGCAGTATCTTCCACATGTACAGGTCAACATTGTAAATCGACTGTATGGGCGCCAGAAATGCCGGCCATGCGGTCCCCATGAGAGACGCAGCTTCTATTCCATTGAGGCCCTTTACTACAAATAATATAAAAAAACCTTGAGCCCCAGTATATGCCCCGTAATGGATTATAAAAATTAGCAAATCGAAAATCTTCACAGGTTTATTTTTGGTTTTAAGTGGGGCGGCAAGGATGATCATCAAAATGTTATAAAAACCGATTACCAGATTTTCTATCCAATACAGGGCGACAATTGAAAAGACATCCCATTTCAGAAACAGCACGCCAAAGACAGGGAGTAGGTTTGCCACGATCAGAATGGCTATGCTCAAATCAAACCGATATCGTTCTGCAAAATTTTCAGACAGGGATTTTTTCATTTTAGGTTCTCGGCTTATCCACAAATCTGCAAGTAAAATTCCCCAATTATTGCGAACCTGGGCCAGAGCCCCAGGCCACACAGTTAACATAACTTTTTCTGCGCTAAAAGCCCGATCGGCGCAACCACAGTATATTGATACACCGGGATCCGCCGCCGCGTTAGGTGGACCGCAGGGTGCGCCGGAGCGCATTGCCGCCTGACCACGGCCCGAAGGGCCATCGTGGCAGTGCGGCAACGAGGCCGAATGGCCGAGCCCGTAGGGAGACCGACCCCTTGTAGAGTCGCACGGCTGTGCGCCTCTACAAGGGGGAACGCCCAACTCTTTTTTATTATCTTCTCTTACATCAAAATTATTAATCTCTTGTTTGTACCGCCTCAATATGCCCGATTGCTCCGGTCGCAATATTTGCCGCGTTCGCCTCATCGGTGTCAATGTGCATTGCCAATCTAAACTGTGGATTAACTCTTATGAGCACGTCGCCGAAAATGAGCTCGCGGTCGCCCTCGACGCGCACGCGCACCTTGAACTTGTCGCGCAGCCCGAACTTGAGCGCGTCCTCGGTTGACATGTGGATATGGCGCAGCGCGCAGATCACGCCTCTCGGGATGGTGATCGGGCCGGCCGGCCCCTCGATGGTGATGCCGGGCGTGTTCTCCAGGTCGCCCGACTCGCGGATGGGCGGGTGGATGCCGAGCTTGAACTGCTCGGTCATGGCGATCTCCACCTGGGTCTCCTTGCGCTCGGGCCCGAGCACGCGCACGCGCTCAACGCGGCCCTTGGGCCCCACGAGGTTCACGCTCTCCCTGCACGCGAACTGGCCGGGTTGCGACAGTTCGTGCTCGGGCGTGAGGCTGTGGCCGGCGCCGAACAGCGCCGCGACGTGCTCGACTGACAAATGCACGTGATGCGCCGACACCTCGATGGGCACCGGCGTGTTTTTCTGCGTCTGGATGATGTCGCCGATGTAGCCCGACGACACGGCGCGGACGGTCTCGCGCGCGATCATGCGCTCCTCGTCGGTCGGCACCACCAGGATGCGCACGGCCGAGCCGTCGGTTGATATGTCGGAAATCTCCTTGAACCCGTCGGCGCTCCTGTTTTTCTTTTCGTCAAGGTCTATGCCCATGTGCGCCAGGCCCTGGCACGCGAGGCTGCGCACGCCCGCGCTCCCCTGCCCGATGCCGCCGGTGAAGATGAGCGCGTCGAGCCCCTGCATGGCCGCCACGTACGCGCCGATGTACTTGCGGATCTGGTAGCAGAACGTCTTGTAGGCAAGCAGCGCGCGGTGATGTCCCTGCTGCGCGGCCTTCTCGATTTCCCGCATGTCATTGGTGATGCCCGACATTCCCAAGAAGCCGCTCTTGTTGTTGATGAGCTTTTCCAGTTCGTCGGCCTCCATGTGCTCGGTGCGCATCAGGTGGATGAGGATGCCCGGGTCAAGGTCGCCGCTGCGCGTTCCCATGATGAGCCCCTGCGTGGGGGTGAACCCCATGGTGGTGTCCACGGACCGGCCGTGGTCCACCGCGGCCAGCGACGCGCCGTTGCCGAGATGGCATGAGATGATTTCGAGCCCGTTGAACGACCGCTTGAGGAACTCCGCTGCCTTGAGCGACACGTACAAATGCGACGTGCCGTGGAACCCGTACCGCCGGATTTTTTTCTCTTTGTAAAGTTCGTAGGGCAGGCCGTACATGTAGGCGTACGGCGGCAGCGTGTGGTGGAACCCGGTGTCGAACACGGCCACGTGCGGCACGTGCGGAAACAGGTTCATGGCCTCGCGTATGCCCACGAGGTTCACCGGGTTGTGTAGAGGCGCGAGCGTCGCGGCCTCCTCGATGGCGGCAATTACTTCCTTCGTAATGACAACCGGTGTGGTGAGTTTGTCGCCGCCGTGCACCACGCGGTGGCCGACTGCCGTGATGTCGGCGGCGCTTTCCATGGCGCCGACCGCCTTTGATGAAAGCGCGTCCATCATGGCGAGAAACGCCTCCTTATGGCCGCCCGGTTTCGGTGCGGCCACCGACACTTCCTTGTCCGCCACGCGGCAGGTGTGTTTCGCCCCCTCGTCGCCGATCCGCTCGATTGCCCCGCGCACCACTCGCGCCTCGTTCGCCGTGTCGAACAGCGAGTACTTGAGCGACGACGAGCCGCAATTGACAACCAGTAATTTTGACGGCGTGTCGGTCGAAAGCTTGAGGCCGTACGGGTCGTCGCTTTTCTGCAGCGCCTCGGCCGCCAGGTTGTGCACCGTGGCCCACTGTGCCATGCGCTCGCTCAGCTCCCGCGAAAGGTAGCGTATGGCGGGCGGATAGGTGATGAGCGCCGTGGAAAAAAGCTGTTGCGGAATGAGAAGCGCCTCGCAGCGCGTGATGCCGATGACGTTGGCAAGCGTCTGGTTGCCGGTCATCAGGGAGATCTCGCCGAAAATGTCGCCCGCCTCCATCTTCGAGAGCTGCACCTTGCGGCCGGTGTTGTCGGTGACCGCGGCCTCGGCCGTGCCCGAAAGGAGCACGCCGAGAAACCTTCCCTCCTCACCGAACTCGATGACCGCCTCGTTTCCCTCGAACGTGCTGAGCCGCGAGCCGTCGATCAGCTCCCTGAGCCGCTCTTCGGGAAAGCCCTTGAACAATTCGACTTTTTCCTGGAGGAATTTCAGCAGTTCCTGCGTTTCCATAGTATAATCCTTGTGAGATTGTTGCCGTTTCTGGCTGGAAAAACTATAAGTGTAATTATTATACGATGGGCAAGGCTGGGAAACAAGATAATGTAATGTAAAATAATTCTGGTGGGGGACGTCTCCCCCTGGGGTGCGGCTTCCGCCGCCTTCTTGTCAAAAAAGAAACCAAGATGGCGGTGGCGATCCGCACCCACACCCCCTCTTTGGCGCCGGAGTCTTGTGGTGTGCGGAGACCCGGGTGGCTAGCGTTCCTTATGTGATAAGCCCAGCTTACCCGGCGGAAGAAGAACATACTATATCGGCAGAAGGCATTCTGCTGGTTCTGATTTATCAATCCGCAATCCACAATCCACAATTCTTCTCACCCTCTCACCTTCGCAATACTCACATTCACAAACCCCGTCTCCCGTGCCACGTCCATGATCTGGATGATCTTGTCGTACACCACCCTGTTGGTCGCGGCGATGATGATGTCCTCGCACCCGGGCTTGTCTTTATACGCATTCCTGATTTTCATCAGCCCGCATTTGAGCTCGTCGTATGCGGAAAGCGGCCGCATCTCATAGAGCCCCGCGATATCGGCCGGCGCCCTTCTCAGTGAATTCTCCAGAAGATAAACGGCGTCATTCAAACTGGCTGAAGAGACGGGTTTGATCTCATTATTGACAAGCAAGATATTCCCGTTTTTCAAGTACAGTGATTTGACGACCTCGTTTGTGCTGTGATTTTTTGCATACAGCAGTATCTCCTGTTTCTGGTATTGCTTTGCATCCTTGTCATGCGGTGTCCTAAAATCGGCGGGACTGACCTCCTCCATCGTTACCTTGCTTCTGTCGCCCTTTGCGGCAAAGGAATGGAATTCCTTGTAGTAAAGGCTCGGCAGAAACCCGTTGTTCGAGCCGATGGTCAGGGTGGACTCTGAAATAAAAACGGTGAGCCCGATATCGTTTTTTTCCGGTTGCGGCCTTTTTGATATCGAATCGGTGTTTGCACCGCCATGGCTGTTGGTGAACGTCACCACCGCGATTTTTGAGAACTCCGCCGAAAGCATAAGCACTGGAATAAGCACCACGAGAAAATTGATAAAGGGTTTGAGGTCAACCTGCATTTCGTGGCTTTCCTGCAGGTCGGTCTGGCCGTGGCTTGCAAACATAGGTACCTCCTTGAAAATGTCGGCATTCTTCCTTAATTTTGTTTTCAATTAAACAACGTTTAGTTGAACCGCAATGTTACAGTGATTGCTTCTAGGGACATGTCACTCCCGCGAAAGCGGGAATGACATCGGCGTCATTTCATGCTTTTTTGTCATCACGAGGTCATAACATAACTCCGCATTGCGTCAATCGGGCGTTTCAACCTATATTTTCAAAGCCGCCCGGTATCTCGCGGCATCCCGATTGAAAGGGCACCTATGAAATCCATCATGACCTTCACCCTATTTTGTCTCGTTTGCATTTTCCTTCCCTGCCGCGCCGGCGAAGACGAATCCGTGACCCTTTCCGACGGCCGCACGCTTATCCTCCACGACAACTACACGTGGGACATCAAGGGCGGCGGAACGGGGCTTGCCGGCGACATCACCGTGAACGTGTACGGCGACAAGAACATCGTGCTCCACGAAAACAGGACATGGGACTTTGCGGACAGCGCTGGAAACCCGGCGCCGCGAAAAATTTCGCACCTCACTACGGTTTCGGCAACGGCCACGGCCGGCCGCCCGTCGCTGCTCGATGCGCGCGACGCGGCCAGGCAGGCGGCGATAAAAAAAGTCGCGGACCAGCTCATGCCTCGGGTCGACGACGGCTCCCTGTCGGAGGACACCCTGCTCGTCTGCGTGGGCCGGGTGGCCAACCCGGTCACGGTGAAACAGACGAACGCAAAGAAGAAAGGGTATACCGTCACCCTCAAGATCTCGCTTACAAAAGGGGAAATAGATGGCATCATGGACTGCGCCCGGCCGCAGCAAGGGACTAAATAGACCGTCGAGCTTTTGACAAAGGGAACGTTCAAAAATTTCTTGCAGGCGGATTTCCACATATCTATATTCTTATTAATCAAATCGCCCATTCCGTTGTGACATAATCGTGTTTCTAAGGGGAGTTCTTATGGCAAGGATAAGCAAGCAGCAATTGATCAAACTGCAGGCCAAATACAAGACCGACGATGCGATCGGCAACCTATTCGGCATCACGCGCCAGGCCGTGCACCAGCTGCGGAACAAATACGACATCTGCCCTTTGGAAGACAAGCACTGCGAGCGCAACCAGGACATCTCAAAGGCCTACAAGTCGGGCATCGCCGGCACCAGGCTGGCCAAGAAATTCAGGATGTCGGTTTCACAGGTGTACCGCATCATCCGCGGCGAAACGCCGAGCAGGAACGGGAGACGGAAAAAATAGCCAAAGCAGCGCACATCGTTGTGAAAGCCCTTTTGGCCGCTCCCCAAAAGGGCTTTTGTTTTCTGTTATTCCCTTGTATATTGGTTTTCATTGAAAGGAGGCATTCATGAAAATGCATCATTCGGTAGCGGGTCTTTTACTTTTTTGCATCGCCGCATTCTGCGGCCCAAAGGGAGGTACCATGTCCATCACGGTGACGAGCACGGCGTTCGGTTCAATGCAGCCCATCCCCCGGAAATACACCTGCGACGGCGAGGACGTTTCGCCGCCGCTTTCATGGAGCAATGTCCCGAAAAACGTGAAGAGTATTGCGCTCATCTGCGACGATCCGGACGCGCCCGCCGGCGACTGGGTGCACTGGGTGTGCTACGACATCCCTCCCACGGTTGATTCCCTTCCCGAAGCCGTACCGCACGGCGACATCCTTGCCTGCGGCGGCAAACAGGGCACCACCGATTTCCGCAAGATCGGGTACGGCGGGCCCTGCCCTCCAGGCGGCACGCACCGTTATTTCTTCAAGATGTATGCCCTTGACATCATGCTCAACCTTCCTGCGGAAAAGACCAAGAAGGATATCCTCAAGGCCATCAAGGGGCATGTTCTCGCGCAGGGAGAGCTGGTGGGCACCTATACCAGAAATCGATGACGGAAAGGGCGGCTGTTACTTTGGCGCAAAGGGTAAATTATTTTATAGCGGCATTTAAACCTGTTGGAAGAAAAAAACATCAGGACTTTACATTATGTCAAAAAAAATAAATGTAGGAATTCTCGGCGCGACCGGCTACACCGGCATCGAGCTGGTCAAACTGTTTGCGTCGCACCCATTCGTACACATCGCCTTTGTGTCGTCGCAGTCGTACGCGGGCCAGAAACTGAGCGCTGTGTTTCCGCAGACAAAAGGCGTCTGCGACGACGTGCTGATGGCGCCCGACAAGACGTTCGACACCGGCGTTGACTGCGTTTTCTCCTGCCTGCCGCACGCGACCTCGGCCGGCATGCTCATGCCGTTCATCACCAGGAACGTTCGGGTCGTCGATCTGAGCGCGGACTTCCGGATCAAGGACCCGAAGGCGTACGAGCAATGGTACAAGACCGAGCACCCCTGCCCGGAGCTCCTTGAGGACGCGGTGTTCGGGCTGTGCGAGCATTACCGGGACCGGATCGCGAAGGCGAAGATCGTGGCCAACCCCGGTTGCTATTCGTCAAGCATCATGCTGCCGCTGCTGCCCCTGTTCAAGCACAAGGCCGTGCAGCTGTCGCTCGTGATCGCCGATTCGAAGTCGGGCGTGAGCGGCGCGGGCCGGTCGCTCAAGCTCACGAGCCATTTTGCGGAGGTGCACGAAAATTTTTCGGCCTACGCGATCGGCCACGCGCACCGGCACATCGCGGAAATCGAGCAGGAGTTTTCGATTGCGGCAAAAAAACCCGTGACCATCACCTTTTCGCCGCATCTGCTGCCGACCAACCGGGGCATTCTTTCCACCATTTACCTTTGCGTGAACAAGACCGCGGCCGAATGCCTTGACATTGTGAAAAACGCCTATGAGAACGAGCCGTTCATCCGGATGCGCGAGCCGCAGGACCTGCCGTGCATCGCCGGCGTGGCGCACACCAACTTCTGCGACATCACCTTTACGGACGGGGAAAACGGCCGGCCCGTGATCGCGGTGTCGGCGCTTGACAACCTGGTGAAGGGCGCCAGCGGCCAGGCCGTGCAGAACATGAACATCATGTTCGGGTTCCCGGAGACCACAGGATTGCTTTAAAAAACATCACCACGGAGACGCGGAGAGCACGGAGAAAGACAAAATAGAGTTGGAAGTTGGAGGTGGAGAGTTGAAAGTTAAAAACAAACCATGGTCTTTGCTTTCAACTTCCACCTTTCGACTTAAAACCATCTATTAAGAAAAAAAGGGAAGTTAAGTGGAAACCGTTTGTATCAAAATTGGCGGCTCGACGCTCGACGCAACGGGCTTTTGCGCGGACTTCGCGAAAAGCATCGCGGCGATTTTGCGGGACTTTTTTCCGGTGATCGTACACGGCGGCGGCAAGGACATCGGCAGGCAGCTCGACCTTCTCAAAAAGGAATACAAATTCGTTGAGGGCATGCGGGTCACCGACGCCGAGACCGTGGGCACGGTGCAGATGGTGCTGTCGGGCGACGTGAACAAACGGTTGGTGAATAGCCTTGAGACCGCGGGCGTGCACGCACTGGGCATAAGCGGCGTAGACTGCAACCTTCTCACCGCGTCGCGCATGACCATCAAGGGACAGGACATCGGCTTTGTGGGAAACATCGATCACGTTGACACGCGCATCATCGACTTGTGCGCCAAAAACGGCATTGTGCCTGTCGTGTCGCCGATTTCAAGGGACAACAGCGGGAATATCTACAATGTAAACGCGGACGTCGCGGCGAGCGAAATCGCAAAGGCGCTGCACGCGGCTCACCTGGTTTTTGTTTCCGACGTGGCAGGGGTGTTGGTTGAAGGAAAGGTTCGGCATACTATAAAAACGTCAGAAGTTGAAGACCTCATTGCCGCGGGACACATCAAGGG
Encoded here:
- a CDS encoding DUF6498-containing protein is translated as MRSGAPCGPPNAAADPGVSIYCGCADRAFSAEKVMLTVWPGALAQVRNNWGILLADLWISREPKMKKSLSENFAERYRFDLSIAILIVANLLPVFGVLFLKWDVFSIVALYWIENLVIGFYNILMIILAAPLKTKNKPVKIFDLLIFIIHYGAYTGAQGFFILFVVKGLNGIEAASLMGTAWPAFLAPIQSIYNVDLYMWKILPFQIKLTVLALLVSHGVSFIQHYLVGREYKKATSVNLMFRPYSMVLMMQMVVLFGFFLFTLSSMASYSPAALAIVLVLVKTIIDGLKHARINPKMGS
- a CDS encoding YbhB/YbcL family Raf kinase inhibitor-like protein gives rise to the protein MKMHHSVAGLLLFCIAAFCGPKGGTMSITVTSTAFGSMQPIPRKYTCDGEDVSPPLSWSNVPKNVKSIALICDDPDAPAGDWVHWVCYDIPPTVDSLPEAVPHGDILACGGKQGTTDFRKIGYGGPCPPGGTHRYFFKMYALDIMLNLPAEKTKKDILKAIKGHVLAQGELVGTYTRNR
- a CDS encoding acetate/propionate family kinase encodes the protein METQELLKFLQEKVELFKGFPEERLRELIDGSRLSTFEGNEAVIEFGEEGRFLGVLLSGTAEAAVTDNTGRKVQLSKMEAGDIFGEISLMTGNQTLANVIGITRCEALLIPQQLFSTALITYPPAIRYLSRELSERMAQWATVHNLAAEALQKSDDPYGLKLSTDTPSKLLVVNCGSSSLKYSLFDTANEARVVRGAIERIGDEGAKHTCRVADKEVSVAAPKPGGHKEAFLAMMDALSSKAVGAMESAADITAVGHRVVHGGDKLTTPVVITKEVIAAIEEAATLAPLHNPVNLVGIREAMNLFPHVPHVAVFDTGFHHTLPPYAYMYGLPYELYKEKKIRRYGFHGTSHLYVSLKAAEFLKRSFNGLEIISCHLGNGASLAAVDHGRSVDTTMGFTPTQGLIMGTRSGDLDPGILIHLMRTEHMEADELEKLINNKSGFLGMSGITNDMREIEKAAQQGHHRALLAYKTFCYQIRKYIGAYVAAMQGLDALIFTGGIGQGSAGVRSLACQGLAHMGIDLDEKKNRSADGFKEISDISTDGSAVRILVVPTDEERMIARETVRAVSSGYIGDIIQTQKNTPVPIEVSAHHVHLSVEHVAALFGAGHSLTPEHELSQPGQFACRESVNLVGPKGRVERVRVLGPERKETQVEIAMTEQFKLGIHPPIRESGDLENTPGITIEGPAGPITIPRGVICALRHIHMSTEDALKFGLRDKFKVRVRVEGDRELIFGDVLIRVNPQFRLAMHIDTDEANAANIATGAIGHIEAVQTRD
- the argB gene encoding acetylglutamate kinase, whose amino-acid sequence is METVCIKIGGSTLDATGFCADFAKSIAAILRDFFPVIVHGGGKDIGRQLDLLKKEYKFVEGMRVTDAETVGTVQMVLSGDVNKRLVNSLETAGVHALGISGVDCNLLTASRMTIKGQDIGFVGNIDHVDTRIIDLCAKNGIVPVVSPISRDNSGNIYNVNADVAASEIAKALHAAHLVFVSDVAGVLVEGKVRHTIKTSEVEDLIAAGHIKGGMMPKVRGAKESVENGVRQVHICGWNGKDTFKKEMKPDTSSGTVIMK
- the argC gene encoding N-acetyl-gamma-glutamyl-phosphate reductase, with the translated sequence MSKKINVGILGATGYTGIELVKLFASHPFVHIAFVSSQSYAGQKLSAVFPQTKGVCDDVLMAPDKTFDTGVDCVFSCLPHATSAGMLMPFITRNVRVVDLSADFRIKDPKAYEQWYKTEHPCPELLEDAVFGLCEHYRDRIAKAKIVANPGCYSSSIMLPLLPLFKHKAVQLSLVIADSKSGVSGAGRSLKLTSHFAEVHENFSAYAIGHAHRHIAEIEQEFSIAAKKPVTITFSPHLLPTNRGILSTIYLCVNKTAAECLDIVKNAYENEPFIRMREPQDLPCIAGVAHTNFCDITFTDGENGRPVIAVSALDNLVKGASGQAVQNMNIMFGFPETTGLL